The Erythrobacter insulae genome window below encodes:
- a CDS encoding sodium/sugar symporter, producing MTLETIDIIIIAAYAFALLGIALFVSREPAGHEKNTEDYFLAGRALPWWAIGASLIASNISAEQIIGQSGQGFAVGVAIAAYEWQAAIVLLIVAKYFLPIFLKREIYTMPQFLNQRYGEGVKNLMSVFWVALYTAVNLTTVLWLGGLAVDSLTGWGVMLSMLALAAFASLYSLYGGLKAVALTDIIQVVILIFGGLAITWFALDALPADGAIAGFGFLMQEMPGHFEMILDTDHPAYSDLPGIWTILGGLWVLHFSYWGFNQYIIQRALGAESLGEAQKGLAFAAFLKILVPFIVVVPGIAAVILAQQGMLDGAALNEKSDRTYGQLMAFAPAGLRGLVFAALIAAVVSSLASMMNSISTIFTMDLYRSARPDKAEQHYVMVGRISAFTAMALALVLARPFIGGFESGFQTVQEYTGFIAPGIVVVFLLGFFDKKMNTTGAFTALIGSLAVNILLKFGMPDVPFIIRIWGVFVLSIIAAAVVSRMTGAPEEERTVKLGDISFATTTLFNTLSAITVVIFVGLYIVLW from the coding sequence ATGACGCTCGAGACCATCGATATCATCATCATCGCGGCCTATGCCTTCGCGTTGCTCGGCATTGCGCTGTTTGTCAGCCGGGAGCCTGCGGGGCACGAGAAAAACACCGAGGATTATTTCCTCGCGGGCCGCGCTTTGCCGTGGTGGGCGATCGGGGCCTCGCTCATCGCATCGAACATCTCGGCCGAACAAATCATCGGACAATCGGGCCAGGGTTTTGCCGTTGGCGTCGCGATTGCGGCCTATGAATGGCAGGCGGCCATTGTCCTGTTGATCGTTGCGAAATACTTCCTGCCGATCTTTCTTAAGCGCGAAATCTACACCATGCCGCAATTCCTCAATCAGAGGTACGGCGAGGGCGTTAAGAACCTGATGAGCGTGTTCTGGGTCGCGCTTTACACCGCAGTCAACCTTACAACGGTGCTGTGGCTTGGCGGACTGGCAGTGGATTCTCTGACCGGTTGGGGTGTCATGCTGTCGATGCTGGCGCTCGCGGCTTTTGCTTCGCTCTACTCGCTGTATGGCGGTCTCAAGGCGGTGGCCCTGACCGATATCATTCAGGTCGTAATCCTGATTTTCGGCGGACTGGCCATCACATGGTTCGCACTCGATGCCTTGCCAGCGGATGGGGCGATTGCCGGCTTTGGGTTCCTGATGCAGGAAATGCCGGGTCACTTTGAGATGATCCTTGATACCGACCATCCGGCCTATTCTGATTTGCCGGGTATCTGGACGATCCTTGGCGGATTGTGGGTGCTGCATTTCAGCTATTGGGGCTTCAACCAATACATTATCCAGCGTGCACTGGGTGCAGAGAGCCTAGGCGAGGCGCAAAAGGGTCTGGCCTTTGCTGCATTCCTCAAAATCCTCGTGCCATTCATTGTCGTGGTGCCCGGGATCGCAGCGGTGATCCTCGCGCAGCAAGGTATGCTTGACGGTGCGGCTCTTAACGAAAAGTCGGATCGCACTTATGGTCAGTTGATGGCGTTTGCGCCGGCTGGTCTGCGCGGGCTGGTGTTCGCTGCACTGATTGCTGCGGTTGTTTCCTCGCTTGCCTCGATGATGAATTCGATTTCGACCATCTTCACGATGGATCTGTATCGCAGCGCACGTCCGGATAAAGCAGAACAGCATTATGTGATGGTAGGCCGCATTTCGGCCTTCACCGCGATGGCTCTGGCTCTGGTTCTGGCCCGCCCGTTCATCGGCGGCTTTGAAAGCGGATTTCAGACAGTGCAGGAATATACCGGCTTTATTGCGCCGGGAATTGTGGTCGTCTTCCTGCTTGGTTTCTTTGACAAGAAGATGAACACGACGGGTGCTTTCACGGCGCTGATCGGTTCGCTGGCGGTGAATATCCTGCTCAAATTCGGCATGCCCGATGTGCCGTTTATCATCCGTATCTGGGGCGTTTTCGTCCTCTCGATCATCGCGGCGGCTGTCGTGTCGCGGATGACCGGAGCACCGGAAGAGGAACGCACGGTAAAGCTGGGTGATATCTCGTTTGCCACCACCACGCTGTTCAACACATTGTCGGCGATCACGGTGGTTATCTTTGTCGGCCTCTATATCGTTCTGTGGTGA
- a CDS encoding NAD(P)H-binding protein, protein MDGAQQQTRVLLAGASGTIGRAVMRALEESGHDVTAITRRDFAAKDGLAAACAAAKPATVISCIASRSGSPKDAEAVDFLGNLNLLKAAKAAGAQHFILLSAICVQKPRLAFQHAKIAFERALKASPIDHTIVRPTAFFKSLSGQVDRVAKGKPFMIFGDGNLTRCKPISDRDLARFIADCVTDPERRNTVLPIGGTGPAISLREQGELIFQIAGTEPRFKSISPRLFTGASRILSIGAPVSGWFAEKAEYARIAHYYATESMLLIDPETGEYSAEKTPEFGSDTLADHYRDMLKDRS, encoded by the coding sequence ATGGACGGGGCACAGCAACAAACGCGCGTTTTGCTCGCCGGGGCGAGCGGTACAATCGGCCGCGCGGTCATGCGGGCATTGGAGGAAAGCGGACACGATGTGACCGCAATCACGCGCCGCGATTTTGCCGCGAAAGACGGGCTGGCGGCAGCCTGCGCTGCGGCAAAACCGGCCACGGTTATCTCCTGCATCGCATCGCGCAGCGGGTCACCCAAGGATGCAGAGGCGGTTGATTTCCTAGGCAATCTCAACCTGCTGAAAGCCGCCAAAGCAGCGGGCGCGCAGCATTTCATCCTGTTATCGGCGATCTGCGTACAAAAACCGCGCCTTGCCTTTCAACACGCAAAGATAGCATTCGAGCGCGCGCTCAAAGCGTCACCCATCGACCACACCATTGTGCGCCCTACCGCGTTTTTCAAATCGCTTTCGGGTCAGGTCGATCGGGTTGCCAAGGGCAAGCCTTTCATGATTTTCGGGGATGGCAATCTGACCCGGTGCAAACCGATCAGCGACCGCGATCTGGCGCGGTTTATTGCCGATTGCGTGACTGATCCCGAGCGCCGTAACACGGTGCTGCCCATTGGCGGCACCGGCCCTGCGATTTCGCTGCGCGAGCAAGGTGAGCTGATCTTTCAAATTGCAGGCACAGAGCCGCGTTTCAAATCCATTTCACCGCGCCTCTTTACAGGTGCATCGCGCATCCTTTCTATTGGTGCGCCGGTGTCAGGGTGGTTCGCGGAAAAAGCGGAATACGCCCGCATAGCGCATTATTATGCGACCGAAAGTATGCTGCTGATCGATCCCGAAACCGGTGAATATAGCGCGGAAAAAACGCCTGAATTCGGCTCCGACACTTTGGCCGATCATTACCGCGATATGTTGAAAGATCGCAGCTGA
- a CDS encoding solute:sodium symporter family transporter, translated as MSSDNLIFTLVSCVFFMGLVGWISWFKTRGTTETKDGYFLAGRGLGATFIAGSLLLTNLSAEQLIGLNGSAYGYNMSSMGWEVTAAIATIAMALIFLPKYLAGAFTTLPQFLNDRFDPVVRRMSVVLFMLGYGLVTIPSVLYSGSLAVIALFDVPALTGLGDFEALIAMVILIGVTGSIYAIFGGLRAVAISDTLNGVGLLIIGVIVPVFGLIALGGGDFSAGLAQLTADHPEKLNAIGAADDPTPFGTIFTGMIFANLFYWCTNQYVIQRTLGASSLAEGQKGVLFSGFFKILVPFLMMIPGVIAFHMYGPGLGTIDEAYPRLIRDVLPIYLSGFFLAVLLGAVFSSFNSLLNSAATLFSLDVYAPAKEAARGWAPGDAELVRVAKIASMVIALFSFAVAPMLAFAPEGLWQIIRIFTGFYNIPTVVIVIVGLFTARVPALGAKIVIVFHVTAYGLLRFVFNDDVTLHFLHQYAILFVIEVAIMLICGWLRPREQAWRFTRNEQVDMTPWRYAKPLAITLFSCVAATYLLFSPLGLASSGGLSVAFAWLIGALILANAVLWMAARRRLLTA; from the coding sequence GTGAGCAGTGACAATCTGATTTTCACACTGGTCAGCTGTGTGTTTTTTATGGGGCTGGTCGGCTGGATCAGCTGGTTCAAAACCCGCGGTACAACAGAGACAAAGGACGGCTATTTCCTTGCTGGCCGCGGGCTGGGCGCGACCTTTATCGCCGGATCATTGCTGCTCACCAACCTGTCCGCCGAACAGCTGATCGGGCTGAATGGTTCGGCCTATGGGTATAACATGTCGAGCATGGGGTGGGAGGTAACGGCAGCGATCGCGACAATCGCGATGGCGCTGATTTTTCTGCCCAAATATCTCGCAGGGGCATTCACCACCCTGCCTCAATTCCTCAATGACCGGTTTGATCCGGTCGTGCGCCGCATGTCGGTTGTGCTGTTTATGCTTGGCTATGGGTTGGTCACCATCCCCAGCGTGCTGTATTCGGGCAGCCTGGCGGTTATCGCGTTGTTCGATGTCCCCGCGCTAACCGGTCTGGGCGATTTTGAAGCCTTGATCGCGATGGTGATCCTGATCGGGGTGACCGGATCGATCTATGCCATTTTCGGCGGACTTCGGGCGGTGGCGATATCCGATACTCTCAACGGCGTCGGCTTGCTTATCATCGGCGTTATTGTGCCGGTGTTCGGCCTGATCGCGCTGGGCGGCGGCGATTTTTCAGCGGGTCTTGCGCAGCTTACAGCGGATCATCCCGAGAAATTAAACGCGATTGGCGCTGCGGATGATCCGACCCCCTTTGGTACCATTTTCACCGGGATGATTTTTGCCAACCTGTTTTACTGGTGCACGAACCAATATGTGATCCAGCGGACACTCGGCGCGAGCAGCCTTGCTGAGGGGCAAAAGGGCGTCTTGTTCTCCGGCTTCTTCAAGATTCTGGTTCCGTTTTTGATGATGATACCCGGAGTGATTGCATTCCATATGTATGGGCCGGGGCTGGGCACCATTGACGAGGCATATCCGCGCCTGATCCGCGATGTCTTGCCCATCTATCTGTCCGGCTTTTTCCTCGCGGTGCTGCTGGGTGCGGTGTTCTCTTCGTTTAACTCGCTGCTCAACAGCGCGGCGACATTATTCAGCCTGGACGTGTATGCACCGGCAAAAGAGGCTGCGCGCGGTTGGGCGCCTGGCGACGCCGAATTGGTCCGGGTGGCCAAGATTGCGAGTATGGTGATTGCGCTGTTTTCATTTGCGGTCGCACCGATGCTGGCCTTTGCGCCAGAGGGTTTGTGGCAGATCATTCGCATCTTCACCGGGTTCTATAATATTCCGACCGTGGTGATTGTGATTGTGGGCCTGTTCACCGCCCGAGTACCGGCGCTGGGGGCGAAAATCGTGATCGTCTTTCATGTGACGGCCTATGGATTGTTGCGGTTTGTCTTTAATGACGATGTGACCCTGCACTTCCTCCACCAATATGCGATCCTGTTTGTGATCGAGGTCGCGATCATGTTGATTTGCGGTTGGCTGCGTCCGCGTGAACAAGCGTGGCGTTTCACGCGCAACGAACAAGTCGACATGACACCTTGGCGTTATGCAAAGCCGCTTGCCATAACCTTGTTCAGCTGCGTGGCGGCGACCTATCTGCTGTTTTCGCCGCTTGGTCTGGCATCATCTGGTGGGCTGAGCGTGGCTTTTGCTTGGCTGATCGGTGCGTTGATCCTCGCCAACGCAGTGCTCTGGATGGCGGCGAGGCGGCGGCTGTTAACGGCCTGA
- a CDS encoding tail fiber domain-containing protein — translation MKTSRERQTYVRPVLLYYGSVRNLTGGSSGPGNDGFGGFSGLTGGGMDMGMSDRRLKQNVRKIGDHPAGFGLYLFDYRPEFSEICSGQNVFGVMADEVRKVCPDAVSLHRSGYWMVDYARLDITQQAAFA, via the coding sequence ATGAAAACTTCACGCGAACGTCAAACCTATGTTCGCCCGGTGCTGCTGTATTATGGCAGCGTGCGCAATTTGACCGGCGGCAGCTCAGGGCCCGGAAATGATGGCTTTGGCGGCTTTTCCGGTTTGACCGGAGGCGGGATGGACATGGGAATGTCCGACCGCCGGCTTAAACAGAACGTGCGCAAGATAGGCGATCACCCCGCAGGGTTCGGGCTTTATCTTTTCGATTACCGGCCTGAATTTTCCGAAATTTGCAGCGGGCAAAATGTTTTTGGAGTGATGGCAGATGAAGTGCGCAAGGTTTGCCCGGACGCGGTATCCCTGCACCGATCGGGCTATTGGATGGTCGATTATGCGCGGTTGGATATCACGCAACAGGCCGCCTTCGCTTAA
- a CDS encoding TauD/TfdA family dioxygenase: MTQHTFPAIVEGSGDLAAFLSANKAAVDPALDNAGALLFRGFNVPDAHAFDAAIHGYGEAGFTYEDSLSNAVRTNVTARVFTANEAPPTTEIFLHHEMAQTPLYPSKLFFYCEIAAEAGGATPVCRSDWVLEHLAKAAPDFVERLTAEGVRYTNVMPGSDDAGSGQGRSWRSTLSVADRAGAEARLRELGYAWEWLGDESLRATTSALPAVRQLDDGRRVFFNQLIAAFRGWADSRNDPNRAITFGGGDPITSQDMAPAIAIADDLTENLAWQPGDVALIDNFLVMHGRRPFEGKRRVLASLIA; encoded by the coding sequence ATGACACAGCACACATTCCCAGCCATCGTCGAAGGCAGCGGCGATCTCGCAGCGTTCCTGAGCGCGAACAAGGCGGCCGTCGATCCCGCGCTAGACAATGCCGGCGCGCTGCTATTTCGCGGTTTCAATGTGCCCGATGCGCACGCTTTCGATGCGGCAATCCACGGCTATGGCGAAGCCGGGTTCACCTATGAAGATTCGCTTTCAAATGCGGTCCGCACCAATGTCACCGCCCGCGTTTTTACCGCCAATGAAGCCCCGCCGACGACCGAGATTTTTCTGCATCATGAAATGGCGCAGACGCCGCTTTATCCAAGCAAGCTGTTTTTCTATTGCGAGATCGCCGCCGAAGCGGGCGGAGCCACGCCGGTTTGCCGGTCTGATTGGGTGTTGGAACACCTTGCAAAGGCGGCGCCCGATTTTGTCGAGCGTCTCACCGCCGAGGGCGTGCGCTATACCAATGTTATGCCGGGCAGCGATGATGCGGGCTCTGGTCAGGGCCGCAGCTGGCGCAGCACATTAAGCGTCGCGGACCGCGCAGGCGCAGAAGCCCGGCTGCGAGAGCTTGGCTATGCGTGGGAATGGCTGGGCGATGAAAGCCTGCGGGCGACCACATCGGCCTTGCCCGCGGTGCGCCAGCTGGATGATGGCAGACGGGTATTTTTCAATCAGTTGATCGCCGCTTTCCGCGGCTGGGCGGATAGCCGCAATGATCCCAATCGCGCGATCACATTCGGCGGCGGCGATCCCATCACCTCGCAGGATATGGCACCAGCGATCGCAATCGCCGACGATTTGACCGAAAACCTTGCTTGGCAACCGGGCGATGTTGCCCTGATTGACAATTTCCTCGTGATGCATGGCCGCCGGCCGTTTGAAGGAAAGCGGCGGGTCCTCGCCTCGCTTATCGCTTAA
- a CDS encoding aldo/keto reductase, translating to MNTDMPAVGFGLWKIPLEDTAATVLEAVKAGYRHFDSAADYGNEGETGKGLSQAMQEGLVTREELWITSKLWNTFHAPDHVEEACRQSLDDLKIDFFDLYLIHFPIALEYVPIETRYPPEWVYDPDAQNPVMIPAKVPLHATWAAMEALVEKGLVKNIGVCNYNSGLVHDLMAYARIKPAMLQIESHPYLTQERLIRLAKDYGIDVTAFSPLGAQSYFELDMAAEGESLLGAAPVMVAASAHGKTPAQVLLRWGIQRGTAIIPKTTKPDRMRENLDLDFELSQVEMAAISSLNQNRRFNDPGTFTEAAFGTFHPIYD from the coding sequence ATGAATACGGACATGCCAGCCGTCGGCTTTGGACTTTGGAAGATTCCTTTGGAGGATACGGCTGCCACCGTTCTGGAGGCCGTTAAAGCGGGCTACCGTCATTTCGACAGCGCTGCAGATTACGGTAACGAGGGAGAGACCGGCAAAGGCCTTAGCCAAGCAATGCAAGAAGGCTTGGTCACGCGTGAGGAGCTGTGGATCACCTCTAAACTCTGGAACACATTCCATGCGCCAGATCACGTTGAAGAGGCATGCCGCCAATCACTTGATGACCTTAAGATCGACTTTTTTGATCTTTACCTGATCCATTTTCCGATCGCGCTCGAATATGTGCCGATTGAAACGCGCTATCCGCCGGAATGGGTCTATGATCCAGATGCGCAAAACCCTGTCATGATACCTGCAAAGGTCCCGCTTCATGCAACGTGGGCTGCGATGGAAGCCTTGGTTGAAAAGGGCCTCGTGAAGAATATCGGCGTGTGCAATTACAATTCCGGGCTTGTTCACGACCTGATGGCGTATGCGCGGATAAAACCGGCGATGCTGCAAATCGAAAGCCATCCCTACCTTACCCAGGAGCGTTTGATCCGTCTGGCAAAGGATTATGGTATTGACGTCACGGCGTTCTCTCCGCTCGGGGCGCAAAGCTATTTCGAGCTGGACATGGCCGCAGAGGGTGAGAGCCTGCTTGGCGCGGCACCCGTAATGGTCGCCGCAAGCGCGCACGGCAAAACACCCGCGCAAGTCCTGCTGCGCTGGGGTATTCAGCGCGGAACTGCGATTATTCCCAAAACGACAAAGCCGGATCGGATGCGAGAAAATCTCGATCTCGATTTTGAGCTGAGCCAAGTCGAAATGGCAGCGATTTCATCGCTAAATCAGAACCGCCGGTTTAATGACCCCGGCACTTTTACAGAGGCAGCTTTCGGTACGTTCCATCCGATCTACGATTGA
- a CDS encoding Gfo/Idh/MocA family protein, producing MIETRTYAIIGCGMMGREHMQNLALVSGAELIAIADPDAGSRASAKALAQKLGQDIRLFEEAGTMLAEAKPDAVIIASPNFTHFKAVKEVMETGAAILLEKPMCTELADAGALAKAASDYPNLFWVGLEYRYMPPVTSFIERIHAGEAGDIKMLSIREHRFPFLVKVGDWNRFNRNTGGTLVEKCCHFFDLMRHIMRDEPVRIFASGAQDVNHLDERYDGEVPDIIDNAFVLVDFAGGARAVLDLCMFAEGSDQQEEISAVGPVGKLEVKLPAGEVTWAPRDKSGSVVTHVATPPDALAAGDHHGATYFQQRDFHEALVKGRKALINANDGLRSVVMGAAAQQSIETGLPIDINFNDEGSR from the coding sequence ATGATCGAAACGCGCACCTACGCCATTATCGGATGCGGTATGATGGGCCGCGAGCATATGCAGAATTTGGCTCTGGTCAGCGGCGCCGAATTGATTGCCATCGCCGATCCTGATGCCGGATCACGCGCTTCGGCAAAGGCTCTGGCGCAAAAGCTCGGGCAGGATATCCGATTGTTCGAAGAGGCTGGCACAATGCTGGCCGAGGCAAAGCCCGACGCGGTGATCATCGCATCACCAAATTTCACCCACTTCAAAGCTGTAAAAGAGGTCATGGAAACCGGCGCTGCCATCTTGCTGGAAAAGCCGATGTGCACAGAGCTTGCCGATGCCGGGGCGCTGGCCAAGGCGGCAAGTGATTACCCGAACCTGTTCTGGGTTGGCCTCGAATACCGGTATATGCCGCCGGTCACTTCCTTTATCGAGCGGATCCATGCAGGTGAGGCCGGCGACATCAAAATGCTGTCCATCCGCGAGCACCGGTTTCCATTTCTGGTCAAGGTCGGCGACTGGAACCGGTTTAATCGCAATACCGGCGGCACCCTGGTCGAGAAATGCTGCCACTTCTTTGACCTGATGCGGCATATCATGCGCGATGAACCGGTGCGCATTTTTGCAAGTGGCGCGCAAGATGTGAACCATCTGGACGAACGCTATGACGGCGAAGTGCCCGATATAATCGACAACGCATTCGTCTTGGTCGATTTTGCCGGAGGCGCCCGCGCCGTGCTGGATCTTTGCATGTTCGCAGAAGGTTCCGATCAGCAAGAGGAAATCAGCGCAGTCGGGCCTGTCGGCAAACTGGAAGTCAAACTTCCCGCAGGCGAAGTGACATGGGCACCGCGCGATAAATCGGGTTCGGTTGTGACCCATGTGGCAACGCCGCCAGATGCGCTTGCCGCGGGCGATCACCACGGCGCGACATACTTTCAACAGCGCGACTTTCACGAGGCCTTGGTCAAGGGCAGGAAAGCCCTCATCAACGCTAATGACGGGCTTCGTTCTGTCGTCATGGGCGCCGCAGCACAGCAGAGTATCGAGACCGGATTGCCGATAGATATCAATTTTAATGACGAAGGATCGCGATGA